The sequence CGTATCGTTTCTTCGGTAGATTCTGTTAGTACAAACGAGCGACAAGTGAGAGTTGTAAGGTGTAGTTATTCTGTATAGTTTACTTGTGGTCCTCAGACTTAATTTTAAGATGATATCGTTAATGCACAGTTTTTTTAATCCTCGTTTTAATAGATATATATGATTGTATAAGATAAGAGAGAAGGCGATGGTACCTGCTTATTCGctaataaattgtaaaattatgtgAAGACCAATGActggttaataaataaagatctGACATGTACGGTGATGATTGATTTATTTGTCACTTACCGACTATCTCTATTGCCCGATTTGACCTGTGAAGTTAGAGAgcagataaatattataatacaggCTATATCCACGGTGTAGCATCATATATGGAGCATGGGGAATGGGACATAATCAACTGACATTATAGTCAAACACAACTGTTacgactggctaatccttccATTTCGGAGACAAACTCTACACGAGTTCAAGAGGAAaaccataatattattatagatgatagctgttcccgcgcgcttcgcttcgccttaaaaagttttcccgtgggaattccgggatgaaaagtagcctatgttctttcccagagtctagaccatctgtataccaaatttcattctaaTCCGTTCactagttttggcgtgaaagcgtaacagacagacagacagacagacagacacagttactttcgcatttataatattagttaggataggataataatactacaactagaattacacccacgtcagccacttgtctagataacatattctgtaactgtgagtttaaagacagtagtgtgattaattgtctgaggtcagaccacagtgggcagaccattaccttagtaaacactgacaagacaaataaaactaaggtgagatgcagaccgattactacaaagaaaattgacaattacttgaagaaactagacgaaaaacttccgaatgttaaattagattgcaattctaatgagatgtatagtaacttgtttaagataatagctgatgagtttgagagtaattttgaaacgaaggaagttttgattgacaataaaattaaattttgtgactgggctacagagggtattcgcaaaagcagggcgacattatatgatctgtatgagatgaaaacattcatactccgacctgactttcaatcttatgtgaagaaatatagcaagatgtataaatgtgtctgtcactgtgcgaagacaatttttattaataacaagattaaagactctgctaacaaatctaaggccgtttggactattattaataacgaaacggggaagaatcgaacacgcgagacaaatttatctttgaaggtaggcaatgacattataacatcgaatgatgcggtggcgagggtctttgaagagtgttttacgaacattcctttagagactacgtgtaacctggattcttcggctgcagcagctgaaaccctgacgaaggagaacgcaccttcaaccgataaggaatttaaattcagatatattaatacattaactattataaaaacatttaagtcattaaatatgaagaaaactgaagacttgtggggaatgtcagttaaatttgttctttctattattaataaaatcgccccaattttagctaacatctttaataaatgtatcgctgaaggtgtgttcccagatcttatgaaatttagtaaaattatacctctgttcaaaagtggggatatggaggaccctgcaaatttcaggcctgtctcggttcttccagttttgagtaaaatatttgagagggtcatactcagtcagatgcttttgcatttcaatgatgctcgattgtttcatagccagcagtatggttttacaaaaggcaaatcaacagccgatgccggtactgcgttgattaagcacatatttgacgcctgggaagaccatcacgatgctattggagtcttctgtgatctgtcgaaggcgtttgattgtgtagaccatcagactttaatttcgaaacttagatactatggaataggaggaaaggctttagatttgatatcttcatatttagacaagagacaacaaagggtcgatattaacaatactaaatcacagggggctcatgtaaaaataggcgtccctcaaggatctattctaggaccatttttattcctcatttatattaatgacttgccttttatggttgaaaaattgactaatatagttttatttgctgacgatacttctttgctttttaaagttaaaagaagagaaaataattttaatgaaattaattcaattctatctgacatacacgattggtttaccgttaataatcttctattgaattctaagaaaacgaaatgtattaaatttacactgccgaatgttagacaatgcgatactaacattattctagatgggaataaattggacctagttaatgatactgtctttcttgggatgactatagattcaaagttacagtggggacctcacattgaaaaattgtctggaaggttgagctccgcagcttttgctgtacggaaaattagacagctgaccgacgttgaaaccgccagattagtttactttagttatttccacagcttattatcgtatggcattttgctttggggtagagcagctgatattgaaactatatttgtattacagaaaagagccatccgctctatatacaaacttggttccagggattcattgagagaactatttaaagaaattaacatccttacagttccatgtcagttcattttttccaatttaatgtatgtacgaaagaatatttcaacttttgatacaattggcagtaatcatgacattaatactaggaacaagcataagctggcttttccagcgatgcgtctggcgaaagttaataaatcgtttttagggtactgtattagattttataataagcttccagcagaagttgctcaaatgccagagaataagtttaagtgttacattaaagagaaactcagtaaaaaagcttattataaaattgatgattacttagaggacgttaatgcatggctgtgataagtagttagctctgctcatattattataataataattattaagcttatatgtattgtataccaactagttttaagtctttttttgaaaagatggctcaggagtttcttgcctccgttcttctccttagacagaaagagcccccccttatccgaacggagagtaatttgtaaaaattgacgttcatcagaaaattttatatttgtacgatgaataaaaaaatttgagtttgagtttttGAGTTTGATACATATTATGATAGATAAGGTTAAAATGATAGCCCTTGAACCATGCCAGTTGCTAATGGGCTATAGAAGAATGGGCGAATAGAAAATTGGTTATTTAGGTACACGACAAGTGGTAAAGTTTCAAAGGCTGAAAGGTTTCCCAAAATTCATTAATTCAATGAACCatgatattaatataaaaatattttgtatgtgtATTCCTCGGTATACCGGATGATCAGTGTGCTATTACGAATATTTTCAACTCTAGTCGGTTCACCGCAATTTGTATGACATCTTGATCAGCGCCCCTGTCGGTAACgttagaaactaataaaacgccGTTCGTCTAGAGtcgacaatattcgtgattcgcAAACtgaatcacgaatattgtcgaCTATACAGacgaataggtacctataatgcggcaagttacttggcgaccctccttgcggggtgaaagaagtggcgggggcgaggtagcacgacatgctacacacgtagaaaagtgtgcccggattaatctcgcgatagcttgtaactatttctgacgtaagtaaaattttattctatgactgttcccgtaaatgtcatatttagcttaaaatttatagtttgacagcattaaaatttggatgtttaccttcagaatatctaccaatttgaatttatttatgtaaaagtgttttattttataaatcaatttccatgtcactttcatgttcactctctgtttgaacttgttcatcgtcgtcgtcatcctcatcttcatcatcgttttcattaacttcaattataaatctaagacaaaaaccaatttatgtttaatttacaataaattataaataaacaataacatacctgtccaatacatcgtcaaatactctatcagatttataatattcgtcttaattttttatgacatggtcgtcacaatttctccactttttaggcgaataattagagaaaagcaactctaagtcttttatctctttatctaagttagagtcaatcgacgttcttgcgagctcgcctttcacgtaccgccacacaagttcaataggatttaattccaggtggtatgggggtaggcgaagcacgatatgaccattttctttcaaaatttcatcaattttgtaatttttctctgtgttttgctcattaattactttcattaaatcacataattaGGTTAACAGTTCCTCGGATCCGTCCAAGGGTACCATTAAAGAACACTTTTTGCTTGCCAGTTAGCCGAACTAACTTGGGTCGACAATCACCAATAACTCGTATGTGTAAACTGTACAACGGTCTCAATAATGTAAATTCTGTTTGTAACTTAGATATATTTGATAACCATTTGGCATTGTTTAAAACTAATATTGATAAGACACTTATATAACAAAAACTCAGGTatagataaatacatatttgctTAATACTATAGTAACCACACAAAATTATCACTCACATTGTTACAAATTTAATACTAAATGTAAGCTGTGAACACATTTAATCTGTATAACTTCCTAGATTATTACCTTATTGTActgaatattatgtattttacggATGTGTACTGTTTGTGttcctaataaataaaaactaaaaaactaaaactaaaacataaattttggttgctttcctagttacaagaactgacaactgacgcactgtcatatggactcttcgtctttgttgtttactttttcgtatctgactgcgtagtaccaacctttagccgcgtagcatgactgatccggtacgctgttctacaagaagcccctatattgagacattatacgatttgttgtttttaacgttattttgttgacgaattatagatacctaataataatataatgataatattaaaaaggcctcaacactcatcctaagactaatggtctcagaatcaatgatctcatgtgggtcgcactcaaattatgacagactatattagacatgtggccgcctcggctgcgcggccgagactgccgtaacaatgacatgcagtgcacgcgttgcccttccccgctaccctcccgctacccgctgtcgtcttgggtacctcgtcccctccgcgtctttcaccccgcaaggagggtcgccaagcaacttgccaatctataatcattttttaaGTCAGTTAAAACTGTTGGTATTTAGGTACGCTCACCCTTTGTGCGGCACTCTCGGGGCCGGGGGCCTCGCGGGGGCCGGGGGGCGCGCGGCGGGGGCCGGGGGGCGCacggcggggggcgggggccgcGTCGCAGGCAGGTGAGCGTACTCTTCGTCTGAATTCTCCGAAactgaaatattgtaaaaataaattattttgagcCGAGGCTTGTTGGCTAACAGTGCAACGGTCGAAAAACATATTCACTGAAAGCCAACATAACGCAAGCTGTCGCTCAGATTCAGCCGGATTTATGAAGCAGTCAGAGTCATAAACAATTTGACCTCTCGGATTCGCGCCACCCTGCCAAGCCGCGTGTATCGTTAGACTGCATGCATAATAATGTGTGGTGCTTTATATCTTTCTCATGAGTCATGATGGCGGCAAAACCATCATCGAGAGCCTCCGCGAGTATGGCAGAAGCGCATAGGTAAGTTCAACATAAATGGTTCAGATAGGTAGAACATAATAAAAGAAGTACAAAATGATAACAAATCAGGAATTTACCTTTTCGATGTCTCTTATGTGTGTGAGTGACTTGGGGCGCGGGgtcggcgggcgcggggggcgcggggggcggggacGGGGGGTCGGGGGACTCCGCGCCCGCCTCGCACACCTCCAGCAGCCAGCGCGCACACTCGTCCTTAGTGCAGGAGAAACTTCATCAATATCAttattgcatttaaaaaaaaacgcacttGACTAACTTTGGTCAATGAAGTTTGCATAGGTGACACATAACTTACAGTGAGTGATATGTTTGAAACAGCTTcgctttatttttaaacggGCGACGACAAACATACGTTTAGCAGTATGTATGAAGTTAAATTTTGCGGGGtgaatatatttatagaaaaCTATCTTTTCCCAGCTTCGCTTCGTCCTAATAGGTTTTCCTATGGGAATTACAGGATATAAAGTACATCATTTTAAAAACCTAtcttcaaagtcaaagtcaaagtcaagtcaaagtcaaagtcaaaattttttattcatcgtacaaatataaaattttctgatgaacgtcaatttttacaaattactctccgttcggataagggggggctctttctgtctaaggagaagaacggaggcaagaaactcctgagccatcttttcaaaaaaagacttaaaactagttggtatacaatacatataagcttaattattattattattataatatgagcagagctaactacttatcacagccatgcattaacgtcctctaagtaatcagggtgtccactcagaatcctccaaaaaattccctgacttttccctgactttccctgaccatttcagaaattttccctgaccagagatcaaaataaacaaaagtttgatttgaaagtttttagtgaagtaaaatattaagccgaaagagaCGAGAGCGAGAGTGACTCGGGCAGATCATTTTGAACAACatgaaattctaaaaaaaaaaagatttccACACAAACTTTGCTAGACAGGTGAAGTTATATGAGAAAAAAACGCGAGTTTCAAAAAcacgtaaaacaaaagttgtttagagtGATCACCTGAGTCACTCTATTTCGgctatgtacaatgtacatctaccactattgcaacattatgtatagaaagcaatgataaataagtaccttcttaatttttttgtacagctaagttataataaatacttttattttgccataacgtgtaattcttttttgtatttgcaaaattgagaataggtatatatataaatatatacctatttctcATACATCATAAGTTTAGCTCAACTATTTATGATTAGTAGtaacattatttacttaactgttattttatgtaatactCATAGCATATTGTAggttgtataaataatattttattttgcttaGTTTAGTTTCGTGTTTCCAGTTAGGTTAGTATGTTTGCATACATAGGAATCATTTGTGTTATACTCTGTTACCAATTagtaaaaactattaattggctttcaactgtttatttttagtgtaAAACTGTTAAattttagctgtaagttttccataaaataaaataaacaaaaacaaaaaaaaattctatTTTCGAAATgtcattttacttttgaaaaaCGTCATTTAAAGTTTGGAAACTCAAGCTGGATACACTGATTATTATTGCAAAAGAAGTTAGTTAGacctaattaatttttttttaagcaCACTTATTGATGGTAGGATTAGTACAGGGTGCTTTGAAGAAATACGCCtcctcatatattttttttcaaatgagaGTTTGGATCGCATTAACAAAGCCCGTGGAGCTTTTGCCATGTTAAGCCCAGTGTGGAGGTCTTCCGCATTCCGTCTCCAAACCAAGATCCGCCTGTTCAACGCGTGCGTAAAGACCGTTCTCCTATACGGTTGCGAAACTTGGAAGAAAACGGTTCAAACCACGAACAAGCTACAGGTTTTCGTAAACAGATGCTTACGCAATATCCTAGGGATCCGTTGGTTTGACTTTGTCTCCAACGAGGAACTTTGGCGCAGAACACATCAAAAACCTGTAGCAGAAACCGTAAAAGAACGCAAATGGAGATGGATAGGACACGTCCTCAGGCGCACTGAAGACGTCCCAAAGGAAGCGCTGACATGGCACCCCGAGGGCGGTAAACGAAGACTCGGCAGACCGCGAGAGACATGGCAGCGCTCTGTGAACAAGGAAATGGGCCAGGCGGGGATGTCTTGGGCggatgtctctgagctggcccaagatcgtaagtaatggcggcgcttcacttcggccctttgctccccagcggagattgggaataagtaagtaagtaagagAGTTTGGAATCAGCTAGatgaaataaactttttaatttgtgtATAAAACTTGTACTAGCACCTTGTAGAGTAATGTTAGGACTTTCAAACCCGAAATAACTCGAGTAAAGCGTGTTAAGCTTTGTAAATAccgtaattaattaaaataaaacaaaaccaaaatcaaatattttcgtatGGGCGCGacgctttaaaaaaaaacattaggtGCCGCGTGGAGGAAACGCTTCTGCATGCGCTCCTGCTGCCGTGGCAAATTATGGGAATTGATGAGTGAAATGAGCGCCGATACAGCGCGTCTGCACCAACACGTTATGTGGGGACTTATTTTTCATCACGAactaacaaaagttgttcagaatggcaAGCTGAGTCACActcttttgaaaaaaaattaattaaggaaacataattttactatttaacAAACTATGAACTGAGTCTGGAATCTGGCTtacgagattttattttatgatttacgtcttttacgtttaaaatagaagaagaaaaataataattagtaaaggAAAGATCTAcaattttgcaaaaatatatgctttactagtcatttttccctgactttccaggtggcccatcaatttccctgactttccatgaCCACCTTGAGcctccctgacttttccctgactatccctgactttccagaaagtggacaccctggtaatcatcaattctataataagcttttttactcagtttctctttaatgtaacacttaaacttattctctggcatttgagcaacttctgctggaagcttattataaaatctaatacagtaccctaaaaacgatttattaactttcgccagacgcatcgctggaaaagccagcttatgcttgttcctagtattaatgtcatgattactgccaattgtatcaaaagttgaaatattctttcgtacatacattaaattggaaaaaatgaactgacatggaactgtaaggatgttaatttctttaaatagttctctcaatgaatccctggaaccaagtttgtatatagagcggatggctcttttctgtaatacaaatatagtctcaatatcagcggctctaccccaaagcaaaatgccatacgacaataagctgtggaaataactaaagtaaactaatctggcggtttcaacgtcggtcagttgtctaattttccgtacagcaaaagctgccgagctcaaccttccagccaatttggcaatgtgaggtccccattgtaactttgaatctatagtcataccaagaaagacagtatcattaactaggtccaatttattcccatctagaataatgtgtGTCAATCACtctatctataaaaaaactatatcaAAATCCGTTCGATAGTTTTAGAGATCTCTCTAGGCATACAGACATAGGTACAGAAATCGAATTAGCTACAATTTGTAGTGATGGCAGTTGGTACTgacggcgacggcggcgtCGATGGCGTACTGCGGCAGCTTGTGCGCGCGCCGCAGCCGCGCCGGCACGCGGAGCAGCTGGTCCGCGCCGCCCAGCAGCACGCGCCGcaccccgcccccgcccccgcccgccccgcgccacgcgccgcccgccgcgccgcccaccACCACCAGCGTCGGGATACGCAGCTGCAACAATCACAACCACATGTTTAAGCAAATACAAGTAAAAGCGAAAGATCTCTCATTAATCATGAAATCTCTGAACTAAAAGTCTAGGGTTATGGAGATTCTTTTGAGGACGTAACTTTTACGAACTATACAGGTTTCAGACTTCgcacaaaattaaaacagGTGCAGATGcagaattttaaattgaaatttcCATCGAACGGTACAGtcatgtaagtatatgtatagctatttataaatattacctatgtgTTCATGAATGTAAATGTACCTGCATGAAGGGGTCGTCGGGGTCGTGGCGCAGCCCCTCGGCCGTGAGCAGCGGCGGcgccagcagcagcagcgcccCCGGCCGCGCGCCCCCTGCGCCCCCCGCCAGCTGCAGCgccagcgccgcgcccgcgcccgcgccgcccagcgccagccgcgcgccgcccgcccccgccgccgccgccgccacgcccgcacgcgccgccgccgccgccgccacgcacCACGCCTCCACGCCGTCGCGCTCCACTGCCGACCAAACCACATTCATATCACTCAGACGTCATACAGAACCATACcagcataatattattcaaattaGAAACAGCCGTTATCTGCACGTAGGTATAATTACATTGGGCCTCCCCTTAAGCATACCATGCAGGTCTACATAACTGCATATGAAATAATATTGACTGGAACCTTTCGTCGCTGGTCCGGTATATATTCTTGACGTCCATCCCAATCACCACATTTGTGCATGTTTTCAAAATAGAACAATAACGTTACAATAGCATAATGTGGGACTCACGGTTGGGCAGTCGGATGTAGTGCGTGGGCACGAGCGCGCGCAGACGGCGCTCCCAGCGCGCGTCCAGGCGCGGGCGGCCGCCGCCCAGCCACAGCAGCAGCGGGCGCGACGACATGGGCATgcaggcgggcggcgcgcgcggggcgggcgcgggcgccgcgGGGGGCAGCGCCGGGTCCTTCAGCCGCAGCACCAGCGCCGGCAGCGCGCGCCGCAGCTCCGCCACCACCTCCAGGTACAGCGCGCGCCAGCGGGGGGGCAGCGCGGCCAGCAGCGCGCCGTGCAGCCACGCCGCGTCCCCGCCCGCCCAGTGCGGGGCCAGCGCGCGCCGCAGCCGCCGTGCCGCCGCGCGCaccgccgcccgcgcgccgcccgcccccgccagCCGCGCCAGGCGCAGCGCCCGCAGCGCCGCCACGGCCGCGCCCGccagccgccgcgccgccgccccgcgcgcgcccgcctcCAGCCGCGCCTCCCACGCCTCCT is a genomic window of Plutella xylostella chromosome 18, ilPluXylo3.1, whole genome shotgun sequence containing:
- the LOC119692686 gene encoding serine/threonine-protein kinase LMTK3; the encoded protein is MEAAEAVAGDGEGPAASHERLVAYVHAVNGDPAPRAGVWREHSYAAGTAGGAAGAGGARDANTRTLLVPAPPPAPAELDVEGVEPAPPPPDPAPPYECGEPLDEGAEEAWEARLEAGARGAAARRLAGAAVAALRALRLARLAGAGGARAAVRAAARRLRRALAPHWAGGDAAWLHGALLAALPPRWRALYLEVVAELRRALPALVLRLKDPALPPAAPAPAPRAPPACMPMSSRPLLLWLGGGRPRLDARWERRLRALVPTHYIRLPNPGGARLALGGAGAGAALALQLAGGAGGARPGALLLLAPPLLTAEGLRHDPDDPFMQLRIPTLVVVGGAAGGAWRGAGGGGGGVRRVLLGGADQLLRVPARLRRAHKLPQYAIDAAVADECARWLLEVCEAGAESPDPPSPPPAPPAPADPAPQVTHTHKRHRKVSENSDEEYAHLPATRPPPPAVRPPAPAARPPAPARPPAPRVPHKGSNRAIEIVEGRVVSRVVGRTPLALLPPPRRAPAPAPAPADIMSMPIVFADDDDAAALAPAPAPAPAPAPAPAPDVKGAPSAVTVKSGGGAGGAGGGGLQYSKVIVASRGGGGGGGGGARGAGGRPIVVRGGVRLVRARPADAADH